A stretch of bacterium DNA encodes these proteins:
- a CDS encoding CinA family nicotinamide mononucleotide deamidase-related protein: MKNKVRVEVICVGSELLYDRINTDINILSSVFAKIGLTIKKCLIVPDDENEIIESATTCLKRTDILIITGGLGPTSDDITREAIAKLLKRKLVYSEDIWTNITEKFAKRGIYLPEINKKQAYIIEDAQVINNVVGTAPGLLIEKDDKKIALFPGPPQELKPMAELLADEFHKKEKEEPVIIHRYGISGVSESLVEEKVEPLMRKLKILYTILAHPQMIEILITSDCQPVVLKKVESFLKKEFGENYLGENPFSIPEILGRILIEKRLKLSIAESCTGGLASKLMTDTPGSSEYFIGSVIAYNNTIKKKVLKIPKPLIKKYRAVSSETALAMAKKIKKICRTDVSLSFTGIAGPSGGTEEKPVGLVFIGLGLPNNKYTSYRFVFSGNRERIREQAVYKGLDLTIKNIKRLYEENR; encoded by the coding sequence ATGAAAAACAAAGTCAGAGTAGAAGTTATCTGTGTAGGAAGCGAACTCCTTTACGATAGGATTAATACTGATATAAACATTCTTTCCAGTGTTTTTGCAAAAATAGGTTTGACTATAAAAAAATGTTTGATTGTACCAGATGATGAAAACGAAATTATTGAAAGTGCCACAACTTGCCTAAAAAGAACAGATATTTTGATAATCACAGGTGGGCTTGGACCCACCTCAGATGATATAACAAGAGAAGCCATTGCAAAACTTCTTAAGAGAAAACTTGTATACTCGGAAGATATATGGACTAATATAACTGAAAAATTTGCAAAGAGAGGTATTTATCTACCAGAAATAAATAAGAAGCAGGCTTATATCATTGAAGACGCTCAAGTTATAAATAATGTAGTAGGAACAGCGCCCGGACTTTTAATAGAGAAAGATGATAAAAAGATAGCTCTTTTCCCTGGTCCACCTCAAGAATTAAAACCAATGGCAGAACTATTGGCTGATGAGTTCCATAAAAAGGAGAAAGAAGAACCAGTTATTATACATAGATATGGAATATCTGGTGTATCAGAATCTTTGGTTGAAGAAAAAGTTGAGCCATTAATGAGGAAGTTGAAAATTCTATACACAATACTTGCTCACCCTCAAATGATAGAGATTTTAATTACTTCTGACTGTCAACCAGTGGTTTTAAAAAAGGTTGAGTCTTTCTTAAAAAAAGAGTTTGGTGAGAATTATCTTGGCGAAAACCCTTTTTCTATACCTGAAATATTAGGACGTATATTGATTGAAAAAAGGTTGAAACTCTCAATTGCAGAATCTTGTACAGGTGGCTTAGCTTCAAAACTAATGACAGATACTCCTGGAAGTTCAGAATATTTTATAGGTTCTGTTATAGCGTATAACAATACAATTAAAAAGAAGGTGCTAAAAATCCCTAAACCACTAATAAAAAAATACCGGGCGGTAAGTTCTGAAACAGCTCTGGCAATGGCAAAAAAAATCAAGAAAATCTGTAGAACGGATGTTTCTCTTAGTTTCACAGGGATAGCGGGACCTTCTGGTGGTACAGAAGAGAAACCTGTAGGACTTGTCTTTATTGGGCTTGGGTTACCAAACAACAAGTACACCTCTTACAGATTTGTTTTTTCAGGTAATAGAGAAAGAATAAGAGAACAGGCAGTATATAAAGGCCTTGACCTAACAATAAAAAATATAAAAAGACTTTATGAAGAAAACAGATAA
- the yfcE gene encoding phosphodiesterase: MKISVISDTHGSVAGWEEANFITSSSDLIIHCGDILNRGKNPSPEQYYPEELADIINNLEKQVLLITGNCDSEIDTKMINIPLSYPFLFCVIENIRILATHGHLFSEEEILLLAKKWKIDIMITGHTHQWKLEKHSDCVWINPGSPSIPRGEPSVALVDTPKRIIQIFNTQTKNIIATLSF, encoded by the coding sequence ATGAAAATATCTGTTATAAGTGACACACACGGAAGCGTTGCAGGTTGGGAAGAAGCCAATTTTATAACATCGTCTTCTGATTTAATTATACATTGTGGTGATATCCTTAACCGCGGAAAAAACCCATCACCTGAGCAATATTATCCAGAAGAGTTGGCAGATATAATAAATAATTTAGAAAAACAGGTCCTTCTTATCACAGGAAATTGTGATTCTGAAATTGATACAAAAATGATTAATATCCCTTTATCTTATCCTTTTCTCTTCTGCGTTATTGAGAATATAAGGATACTGGCAACACACGGACACCTTTTTTCAGAAGAAGAGATTTTATTGCTTGCAAAAAAATGGAAAATAGACATAATGATAACAGGTCACACCCACCAGTGGAAACTGGAAAAACATAGTGATTGCGTCTGGATAAACCCAGGTAGCCCCTCTATTCCAAGAGGAGAACCATCTGTTGCTCTTGTTGATACACCTAAACGTATAATACAAATATTTAATACACAAACCAAAAATATTATAGCAACTCTTTCTTTTTAA